A genomic region of Gemmata massiliana contains the following coding sequences:
- a CDS encoding biotin--[acetyl-CoA-carboxylase] ligase has translation MSDSFTPRETWHFDTELIGRRVLVYDSVDSTLSLGATLAASEEDTDGLVLIADHQSAGRGQYGRTWTSRPGSSLLMSVIVRPPAGLRRPVILTAWVAVAIADAVQTLTGAQARLKWPNDLLVSEKKICGILIEQSSSAGALTTIAGTGLNLTQTAEEFAQANLPSATSLGIISGGAIDTRAAAGVVIRKLDREYSRLCAGERGAVETEWKRRTGLLGRQVVIEHLGGASTTGRLRDMSFDGLELEDPGGFVSVVAPESVAHVRAV, from the coding sequence GTGAGCGACTCTTTCACCCCGCGCGAAACCTGGCACTTCGACACCGAGCTCATCGGGCGGCGCGTACTGGTGTACGACTCCGTCGACAGTACCCTTTCGCTCGGTGCGACCCTCGCCGCATCAGAAGAAGACACGGACGGACTGGTACTGATAGCCGACCACCAGAGCGCCGGGCGCGGACAGTACGGGCGCACGTGGACGAGCCGCCCCGGAAGTTCGCTGCTGATGTCGGTCATCGTCCGCCCGCCCGCGGGATTACGGCGCCCGGTCATTCTGACCGCGTGGGTCGCGGTCGCGATTGCGGACGCGGTCCAAACCCTCACGGGCGCACAAGCGCGCCTCAAGTGGCCCAACGACCTGCTCGTTTCCGAGAAGAAAATCTGCGGCATCCTCATCGAACAGAGTAGCAGCGCGGGCGCGCTGACCACGATCGCCGGGACCGGTTTGAACCTTACCCAAACGGCCGAAGAGTTCGCCCAAGCGAACCTACCCTCAGCAACGTCACTGGGAATTATCTCGGGCGGAGCCATCGACACCCGCGCCGCAGCCGGTGTGGTGATTCGCAAACTCGACCGCGAGTACTCCCGCCTCTGCGCCGGCGAGCGCGGCGCGGTCGAAACCGAATGGAAGCGCCGGACCGGGTTACTCGGCCGACAGGTCGTGATCGAACACTTGGGCGGCGCGAGCACAACCGGTCGACTGCGCGATATGAGCTTCGACGGTCTGGAACTGGAAGACCCGGGTGGCTTCGTGAGCGTGGTGGCGCCAGAAAGCGTGGCGCACGTTCGCGCCGTCTGA
- the nadC gene encoding carboxylating nicotinate-nucleotide diphosphorylase — protein MSSSSLTAAEADVADALIRLALAEDFGTTGDRTSLATIPETTRARAAFVARATGVVAGLPVADRVCRAVSADLTFTPVVPDGIATERGTVLATVSGPLRAILAAERTALNFLQRLSGVASLTRRFVDAAHSSTAKVLDTRKTTPGWRLLEKYAVRAGGGTNHRIGLFDGILIKDNHIAGLNGDVRKSVEAARTYPGNAGLPVEVEVDTLEQLEHALAVKADIVLLDNMSLDQLRAAVNRRNEVSPATLLEASGNVNLTTIRDIASTGVDRISVGAITHSAPALDIGLDYTA, from the coding sequence ATGAGCAGTTCCTCCCTCACCGCAGCCGAAGCGGACGTGGCCGACGCGCTCATTCGGCTCGCACTCGCGGAAGACTTCGGAACGACCGGCGATCGCACGAGTCTCGCCACGATCCCGGAAACCACGCGCGCCCGGGCCGCGTTCGTCGCCCGGGCAACGGGCGTGGTCGCCGGGCTGCCGGTCGCGGACCGCGTGTGTCGAGCGGTCAGCGCGGACCTCACGTTCACACCAGTGGTCCCCGACGGTATCGCTACAGAGCGCGGAACCGTTCTGGCCACAGTATCCGGCCCGCTGCGTGCGATTCTCGCGGCCGAGCGGACCGCGCTGAATTTCTTGCAGCGGTTGAGCGGCGTCGCGTCCCTGACGCGACGGTTCGTGGACGCGGCCCACAGTTCCACCGCCAAGGTGCTCGACACGCGCAAAACGACACCGGGCTGGCGGCTCCTGGAGAAGTACGCCGTTCGCGCCGGCGGGGGAACGAACCACCGCATCGGGCTGTTCGACGGCATACTGATTAAAGACAACCACATCGCCGGGCTGAACGGGGACGTGCGCAAGTCCGTTGAAGCGGCCCGGACCTACCCCGGGAACGCGGGGCTGCCGGTCGAAGTGGAAGTGGATACCCTCGAACAACTCGAACACGCGCTCGCGGTCAAAGCAGACATCGTGCTCCTCGACAACATGTCGCTCGACCAACTGCGTGCGGCGGTTAATCGGCGCAACGAGGTCAGCCCGGCCACGCTCCTGGAAGCCTCGGGCAACGTGAACCTGACAACGATCCGCGACATCGCGTCCACTGGCGTGGACCGCATTAGTGTGGGCGCGATCACACACTCCGCCCCCGCACTGGACATCGGACTGGACTACACGGCGTGA
- a CDS encoding S41 family peptidase, whose product MTAWATIRRFGAAGALVLSAFVFTSSPASGTPEPKPVRPAKPTPAQLREIAEKAEKNGDWEAAFNAYCHLFVADRSSPELREKLNVALRYTQQLRRHRDPSFQQFVNGVQLDNGLDLFDEVFQKLPVVYADREKATVQNLWAFAIEELDRALGNAAFRQAFLDAPRIDKVDQFRSTLRQQWAKRSIADHKEARSGLRRLIAAAQDHFAVRVPAAFAIEAACGACSGLDEYTVFLAPSTAGDASQIPDLSAAGLYLGIEKNALVIEGITPNSWIALNYPQLRRGDRVTRLNSRTMDATGLSSAVNALRSPTESAHQLDIRGAGDDAKIEVRIPVTIPSVYGTGMIPSKPVGYVRIGNFQTNTPRELDEALAELKSKGARAVVIDLRGNHGGSFLASVETARRLLPAGLIVTTQGQVSDVANQVFSSASGMSAHDIPIVILIDAETASAAEVLAAALKDNNRATLIGMPSFGKGTVQCPVKLVTLDDLDPATGKKVSKTGTVRVTIAKLVAPSGPISGGGISPHFLESDPTLQLELAADKAQELATGRMSQPIPAPPLIP is encoded by the coding sequence ATGACCGCGTGGGCAACAATCCGCCGGTTCGGAGCCGCGGGCGCACTCGTTTTGAGTGCGTTCGTGTTCACGTCCTCCCCGGCTAGCGGAACGCCTGAACCCAAACCCGTCCGCCCGGCGAAGCCGACGCCGGCTCAACTGCGCGAGATCGCGGAGAAAGCGGAAAAGAATGGGGACTGGGAAGCCGCTTTCAACGCCTATTGCCACCTGTTCGTCGCCGACCGCTCGTCACCCGAACTGCGCGAAAAACTCAACGTCGCGCTGCGATACACGCAGCAACTCCGCCGGCACCGTGATCCGAGTTTCCAGCAATTTGTTAACGGGGTGCAACTCGATAACGGGTTGGATCTCTTCGACGAAGTGTTCCAAAAGCTCCCGGTGGTCTACGCGGACCGCGAGAAGGCCACAGTACAGAACTTGTGGGCCTTCGCGATCGAAGAGCTGGATCGCGCCTTGGGCAACGCGGCCTTCCGGCAAGCGTTCCTCGACGCCCCGCGGATCGACAAAGTCGACCAGTTCCGCTCGACGCTCCGCCAACAGTGGGCCAAGCGCAGTATCGCTGACCATAAGGAGGCCCGGAGCGGGCTCCGGCGCTTGATCGCGGCCGCCCAGGACCACTTCGCGGTGCGGGTGCCGGCGGCGTTCGCGATCGAGGCCGCCTGCGGCGCGTGCAGCGGGCTGGACGAGTACACGGTCTTCCTCGCCCCGAGCACCGCGGGCGATGCTTCTCAGATCCCGGACCTGTCCGCCGCGGGGCTGTATCTCGGTATCGAGAAGAACGCCCTCGTGATTGAAGGGATCACCCCGAACTCTTGGATCGCGTTGAACTACCCGCAACTCCGCCGCGGGGACCGCGTGACTCGACTGAATAGCCGCACAATGGACGCAACCGGACTGTCGAGTGCGGTCAACGCGCTCCGCAGTCCGACCGAAAGTGCCCACCAACTCGATATTCGGGGCGCCGGCGACGACGCCAAAATCGAAGTGCGCATTCCGGTCACGATTCCGTCCGTGTACGGCACCGGGATGATCCCGAGTAAGCCGGTCGGCTACGTTCGCATCGGGAACTTCCAGACGAACACTCCGCGGGAACTCGATGAAGCCCTTGCCGAGCTGAAGTCCAAAGGCGCGCGAGCGGTTGTCATCGATCTCCGCGGCAATCACGGCGGATCGTTCCTCGCGAGCGTCGAGACCGCCCGGCGTCTGCTGCCCGCCGGTTTAATCGTCACCACCCAGGGACAAGTGAGCGACGTCGCGAACCAGGTCTTCAGTTCCGCGAGCGGAATGAGCGCGCACGACATCCCCATCGTGATCCTCATCGACGCCGAAACCGCGTCCGCCGCTGAGGTCCTGGCCGCGGCCTTGAAAGACAACAACCGTGCCACACTCATCGGGATGCCGAGCTTCGGTAAGGGCACGGTTCAGTGCCCGGTGAAGCTCGTCACGCTCGACGACCTCGATCCTGCGACCGGCAAGAAAGTGAGCAAGACCGGCACTGTGCGCGTGACGATCGCGAAGCTGGTCGCTCCGAGCGGTCCTATTAGCGGAGGGGGCATCAGCCCGCACTTCCTCGAATCGGACCCGACATTGCAACTGGAACTCGCGGCGGATAAGGCCCAGGAACTCGCGACAGGTCGAATGTCGCAGCCGATCCCGGCTCCGCCGCTGATCCCGTGA
- a CDS encoding twin-arginine translocation signal domain-containing protein — protein MRTPLRSLSRRDFLRATAVGGSVGALHLGGFAQQGGPRADEQAAPRSDTGAEFITPDTQSAIDRGLGLLAQSQSADGSFGDRISGATAGITGLSGLALLGAGNQPGRGKYGRNASRVVDYVTGLVTGTNPGFLSDNQFGRIGNQPSAMYSHGFAGLFLAEVCGMLPDVQRQKKVRAVLEKATAFAVAAQNAEGGWRYEPNAPFADVSVTVAMMMALRAARNAGVFVRKDVVRRGAKYIRDCQLTDGGFSYFKGNGPSAFARSAAAVVGLYSASVPEDEKVNSAAIERGLRYLQQFMPNRQFNQRELPPAHYYYGQYYAALAMWSAGGDYWRTWFPAIRDELLGRARASGGTWTDTYHGPAYATAMSLIVLQLPNNYLPILQK, from the coding sequence ATGCGTACTCCCCTGCGTTCCCTGTCACGACGCGACTTCCTCCGGGCAACGGCGGTGGGGGGATCGGTGGGCGCGCTCCACCTGGGCGGGTTCGCCCAACAGGGCGGGCCGCGCGCGGACGAACAGGCCGCGCCGCGGTCGGACACGGGCGCGGAGTTCATTACGCCCGACACGCAATCGGCCATCGACCGGGGGTTGGGGCTGCTCGCACAGAGCCAGTCGGCCGACGGGTCGTTCGGGGACCGGATCAGCGGGGCCACGGCGGGCATCACCGGGCTGAGCGGGTTGGCTCTGCTCGGGGCCGGGAACCAGCCCGGGCGCGGGAAGTACGGGCGGAACGCGAGCCGTGTCGTCGATTACGTCACCGGGCTGGTTACGGGAACCAACCCCGGGTTCCTGAGTGACAACCAGTTCGGGCGGATCGGGAACCAGCCCAGCGCGATGTACAGCCACGGGTTCGCGGGCCTGTTCCTGGCCGAAGTGTGCGGGATGCTCCCGGACGTGCAGCGCCAGAAGAAGGTGCGCGCGGTCCTGGAAAAGGCGACCGCGTTCGCGGTGGCCGCGCAGAACGCCGAGGGCGGGTGGCGCTACGAACCCAACGCACCGTTCGCGGACGTGTCGGTGACGGTGGCGATGATGATGGCCCTGCGCGCGGCCCGGAACGCGGGCGTGTTCGTGCGCAAGGACGTGGTCCGGCGCGGGGCCAAGTACATCCGCGACTGCCAACTGACCGACGGCGGGTTCAGCTATTTCAAGGGCAACGGACCGTCCGCGTTCGCGCGCAGCGCCGCAGCGGTCGTTGGGTTGTACAGCGCGAGCGTCCCCGAGGACGAGAAGGTCAACAGCGCGGCCATCGAGCGCGGGCTCCGGTACCTACAACAGTTCATGCCCAACCGCCAGTTCAATCAGCGCGAACTGCCCCCGGCGCACTACTACTACGGCCAGTATTACGCGGCCCTGGCGATGTGGTCGGCGGGTGGGGACTACTGGCGCACCTGGTTCCCCGCGATCCGCGACGAGCTCCTCGGGCGCGCCCGGGCCAGCGGCGGCACCTGGACCGACACCTACCACGGCCCCGCGTATGCGACGGCCATGAGCCTGATCGTGCTCCAGTTGCCCAACAACTACCTGCCCATCTTGCAGAAATAG
- a CDS encoding VWA domain-containing protein, with product MIHPLFAVFAPALAAGAAVAAVGVPLVVHLLFRKRYQIVPWAAIRFLMVAERRHKRRIDQWLLLALRTFALLLFLFAMIATTTWAEELWQKVRPGTTETIANVPRTHHVLVIDASLSMTARAEGDQTRFQRAITQAENLVRSGNPGDGYTVFVLTTALQPLVPGPSNDPEKVVAELRKIKPTHGTADHTAALATVADVLTRSPRAYPRRQLTFFTDLQRASWANAVPRAENSTGEVWQRIVARSDVAIVDTAGHATENLAIADMVLVDPMPLVDQPLTVSVTVANLGRGERKGVRVELLLGRPSAGGEALVSVEQKLAEPIPPGGRQNVRFDLNHQHRFRSRGVHVLQAKIVEADDLPADDSRALAVEVRDGLHALLVDGRADPDINRRGATYLLRALFPPGAKYTDTPNRPRVVTPGDFVDPSCDLTNVDCVFFCDVPNPTSEMAAKLEAVLRRGGTVVIGLGPNAASPASRAKYNAELYKDGAGVLPGALGDIVAASGPDDPGFRLAADEDEYRKPPLAIFGADKLRAELVNEPFRSYVRIDAAADGRAHRLMTFSRAGTGPAPMTTSAVKPDPALLEWSKHRGRAYVFTSSFNRDWNDWAAMQTYLVFWHEFLKHSAANPDRHTLRVGEAIEEFFPAAAAGLNAGLNGPDGLSATIPLLMQDEAGVATFTNTAASGLYRVGLNGARDRVFAVNVPEVVAGSPTESDLGQIDQREFRSFGAVQVVTDPAEVKPTSESGAVMTTAPKPHGPRISRTATLFSVLFLVTEIILAWRFGPSRSGGGGTAPARSRIGRLLVLFGALVPLAVGAFILFSVAHADRTGNPLGFLPHGLRSSIENTAGVPVAGPGEGTRWRLEWFPALFKNSAADRRAVTGLAGVCLLLTFGVYWVERRAAGGLGRVTAPALLRGVTFLLALFVLLAQLRLAFDREGWPEIVILLDTSASMNTRDALKDPAVRAKAEELAGSTDLSQTSRLKLAQMLLTRKNADWLDKLLQEKQVKVHLYAIDTQLRPIGIVEEESQLADAREALLKQEPTGDESKLGDGVEKILQTFRGGTLSAVVMFTDGVTTAGPDLPKAARAASQDGVPLFLIGTGDPWQSPDLALTDIQAEDVVGKGDQLVFKARLTAKGDVPPNPVTVFLQERLPNGKLEDRGRVTVTPDPNGNPVPVTVTHIPMEVGEKTFILSVPTVPGESNARNNKIERTVLVTESRRIRVLYVEGYPRYDFRFVKVMLERESDKSVGGKAVEVHVVLLDASKGWAETDRSAFRGDFPTRTELFGYDVVVLGDVDPKQVPRSAIALRDLADFVKEKGGGLLFLSGEHGTPNAYTDTPLAEVLPVVPGDQPVATRPPEEQPLVEGFRPRWTATGRQHPLFLLSPDEGESNRVWNQFQELFWFAKGYRPKPLTRVLATHPARRADGGAADENHALIVQQFVGNGPVLFFGFDDTWRWRFRNDEENFDRFWMQTMRVLSRSRVRRPEVRVEPKTEFRRDEKVTVQVRFPVEAPAPAGSAPVRVTMTRSPVLKDDGTPSPGPTETTTLTLPRTPGPTVLFETTLARAPEGEYRFELADPEVQGTRPFATARVLPPMNESERTELNRADLSATATISGGKFYTLADATDVFNDLKNLQRVPLNQPCPPVPLWNHPFVYVLLLSLLLGEWLLRKRERLL from the coding sequence ATGATTCACCCCCTGTTCGCCGTGTTCGCTCCCGCCCTCGCTGCCGGTGCAGCCGTCGCCGCGGTCGGTGTGCCGCTCGTCGTCCACTTGTTGTTCCGCAAGCGGTACCAGATCGTGCCGTGGGCCGCGATCCGGTTCCTTATGGTCGCGGAGCGCCGGCACAAGCGGCGCATCGACCAGTGGTTGCTACTCGCGCTGCGTACCTTCGCGCTCCTGCTGTTCCTGTTCGCCATGATCGCCACGACCACATGGGCCGAGGAATTGTGGCAAAAAGTCCGCCCCGGCACCACGGAAACGATCGCGAACGTCCCTCGAACGCACCACGTCCTCGTAATCGATGCCTCCCTCAGCATGACCGCGCGTGCGGAGGGGGACCAGACCCGGTTCCAGCGCGCGATCACGCAAGCCGAGAACCTGGTGCGTTCGGGGAACCCCGGCGACGGGTACACCGTGTTCGTTCTCACGACCGCGTTGCAACCGCTCGTGCCCGGACCGTCCAACGACCCCGAAAAGGTGGTCGCCGAGCTGCGGAAGATCAAGCCGACCCACGGCACCGCGGACCATACCGCAGCGCTCGCAACGGTCGCGGACGTCCTCACGCGGTCCCCGCGCGCGTACCCGCGACGCCAGCTCACGTTTTTCACAGACCTCCAGCGCGCGTCGTGGGCGAACGCGGTCCCGCGCGCCGAGAACAGCACGGGCGAGGTCTGGCAGCGGATCGTCGCGCGCTCGGACGTGGCCATCGTGGACACCGCGGGGCACGCGACCGAGAACCTCGCGATCGCGGACATGGTACTCGTCGACCCGATGCCGCTCGTCGACCAGCCGTTGACGGTTTCGGTCACGGTCGCGAACTTGGGGCGCGGCGAGCGCAAGGGCGTGCGCGTCGAACTGCTCTTGGGGCGCCCCTCGGCCGGTGGGGAAGCGCTCGTATCCGTCGAGCAGAAGCTCGCGGAGCCGATCCCGCCCGGCGGGCGCCAGAATGTCCGGTTCGACCTGAACCACCAGCACCGGTTCCGCAGCCGCGGGGTTCACGTCCTTCAGGCCAAAATTGTTGAAGCTGACGACCTCCCGGCCGATGACAGTCGGGCACTCGCAGTGGAGGTGCGAGACGGACTCCACGCGCTGCTCGTCGACGGCCGGGCCGACCCGGACATAAACCGGCGCGGGGCCACGTACCTCCTGCGTGCCCTGTTCCCCCCGGGTGCCAAGTACACCGATACGCCCAACCGCCCGCGCGTGGTCACGCCCGGCGACTTCGTCGACCCGTCCTGCGACCTCACCAACGTCGATTGCGTGTTCTTCTGTGACGTGCCGAACCCGACCTCGGAAATGGCCGCAAAGCTCGAAGCGGTGCTGCGGCGCGGGGGCACCGTCGTCATCGGGCTGGGACCGAACGCGGCATCTCCCGCGAGTCGCGCGAAGTACAACGCGGAGCTTTACAAGGACGGGGCCGGTGTGTTACCCGGCGCGCTCGGGGATATCGTCGCTGCGTCCGGTCCGGACGATCCCGGCTTCCGGCTCGCGGCCGACGAAGACGAGTACCGCAAACCGCCGCTCGCGATCTTCGGCGCGGACAAGCTACGGGCCGAACTTGTTAACGAGCCGTTCCGCAGTTACGTGCGGATCGACGCCGCGGCGGACGGCCGGGCGCACCGCCTGATGACCTTCTCGCGCGCCGGGACGGGTCCGGCACCGATGACGACTTCCGCCGTAAAGCCCGACCCGGCGCTCCTCGAATGGAGCAAGCACCGCGGGCGCGCCTACGTCTTCACCAGTTCGTTCAACCGCGACTGGAACGACTGGGCGGCGATGCAAACTTACCTCGTGTTCTGGCACGAGTTCCTGAAGCACTCCGCCGCGAACCCGGACCGACACACGCTCCGCGTCGGCGAGGCGATCGAGGAGTTCTTCCCCGCGGCCGCGGCCGGACTTAACGCCGGGCTGAACGGTCCCGACGGGCTTTCCGCAACAATTCCGCTTCTGATGCAAGACGAGGCGGGCGTCGCGACGTTCACCAACACCGCGGCGAGCGGGTTGTACCGCGTCGGGCTGAACGGCGCACGCGACCGGGTGTTCGCGGTCAACGTCCCGGAGGTCGTCGCCGGCTCCCCCACGGAATCCGATCTCGGGCAAATCGACCAACGCGAGTTCCGGTCGTTCGGCGCCGTGCAGGTCGTGACGGACCCTGCCGAGGTGAAGCCAACAAGTGAGAGCGGCGCGGTTATGACGACCGCACCAAAACCACACGGCCCCCGGATCTCGCGCACCGCAACACTGTTCTCGGTGCTGTTCCTGGTGACCGAAATTATCCTGGCGTGGCGCTTCGGGCCGTCACGGAGCGGAGGCGGCGGAACCGCCCCGGCGCGCTCCCGCATCGGGCGCCTCCTCGTGCTCTTCGGCGCGCTTGTACCGCTCGCGGTTGGGGCGTTCATTTTGTTCTCGGTGGCCCACGCGGACCGCACCGGGAACCCGCTCGGGTTCCTCCCGCACGGTCTGCGTTCGAGCATCGAGAATACGGCCGGTGTGCCCGTCGCGGGGCCGGGCGAAGGAACCCGCTGGCGCCTCGAATGGTTCCCGGCACTGTTCAAAAATAGCGCGGCGGACCGGCGCGCGGTGACGGGGCTCGCGGGCGTGTGTCTCCTGCTCACGTTCGGCGTGTACTGGGTCGAGCGCCGGGCCGCGGGCGGACTCGGGCGGGTCACAGCGCCGGCGCTACTCCGAGGCGTCACGTTCCTGCTCGCGCTGTTCGTACTCCTGGCCCAACTCCGGCTCGCGTTCGACCGCGAGGGGTGGCCCGAGATCGTCATCCTTCTCGACACCTCCGCGAGCATGAACACGCGGGACGCGCTGAAAGACCCCGCCGTGCGCGCCAAGGCCGAGGAACTGGCCGGCAGCACCGATCTGTCTCAAACGAGCCGGCTCAAACTCGCACAGATGCTCCTCACGCGCAAGAACGCCGACTGGCTCGACAAACTGCTCCAGGAGAAACAGGTCAAGGTCCACCTGTACGCGATCGATACCCAACTCCGGCCGATCGGTATCGTCGAAGAGGAGAGCCAACTCGCGGACGCGCGCGAGGCCCTCTTGAAGCAGGAACCGACGGGCGACGAGTCGAAACTGGGCGACGGCGTTGAGAAGATTCTGCAAACGTTCCGCGGGGGTACCTTGTCGGCCGTCGTCATGTTTACCGATGGGGTCACAACCGCCGGTCCCGACCTGCCCAAAGCCGCGCGCGCGGCATCCCAGGACGGGGTGCCCCTGTTCCTGATCGGCACTGGCGATCCGTGGCAATCGCCCGACCTCGCGCTCACCGATATTCAGGCCGAAGACGTGGTGGGTAAAGGCGATCAACTCGTCTTTAAAGCCCGCCTGACCGCAAAAGGCGACGTCCCTCCGAACCCGGTCACGGTGTTCCTCCAAGAGCGCCTCCCGAACGGCAAACTGGAGGACCGCGGGCGCGTGACGGTCACCCCGGACCCGAACGGTAACCCGGTCCCGGTAACGGTCACACACATCCCGATGGAAGTCGGCGAGAAGACGTTCATTCTCAGCGTCCCGACGGTGCCGGGCGAGTCCAACGCGCGCAACAACAAGATCGAGCGCACGGTACTCGTCACCGAGTCGCGCCGCATCCGGGTGCTGTACGTGGAGGGGTACCCGCGCTACGATTTCCGCTTCGTGAAGGTCATGTTGGAGCGCGAGTCGGACAAGTCCGTTGGCGGTAAGGCGGTCGAGGTCCACGTCGTTCTGCTTGATGCCTCGAAGGGGTGGGCGGAAACCGACCGGTCCGCGTTCCGCGGCGACTTCCCCACGCGGACGGAACTGTTCGGCTACGATGTGGTCGTGCTCGGCGATGTGGACCCGAAACAGGTGCCGCGCTCGGCGATCGCGCTCCGCGATCTCGCCGACTTCGTGAAGGAAAAGGGCGGCGGGTTACTCTTCCTCTCCGGGGAGCACGGCACCCCGAACGCCTACACGGACACGCCGCTCGCGGAAGTGCTCCCGGTGGTTCCCGGCGACCAGCCGGTGGCCACTCGCCCGCCCGAAGAGCAACCGCTCGTGGAGGGGTTCCGCCCGCGCTGGACCGCAACCGGGCGGCAGCACCCGCTCTTCCTGCTCTCGCCGGACGAGGGCGAATCCAATCGCGTGTGGAATCAGTTCCAGGAGCTGTTTTGGTTCGCAAAGGGGTACCGACCGAAGCCGCTGACGCGAGTGCTCGCGACGCACCCCGCGCGCCGAGCAGACGGAGGCGCGGCCGACGAAAACCACGCGCTGATCGTGCAGCAGTTCGTCGGTAACGGTCCTGTACTGTTCTTCGGGTTCGACGACACCTGGCGCTGGCGGTTCCGCAACGACGAGGAGAACTTCGACCGCTTCTGGATGCAGACGATGCGGGTGCTCTCGCGCTCGCGGGTACGGCGCCCGGAAGTGCGCGTCGAGCCGAAGACCGAGTTCCGGCGCGATGAAAAGGTGACCGTGCAGGTGCGGTTCCCGGTCGAAGCGCCCGCCCCCGCCGGCTCTGCGCCGGTCCGCGTAACAATGACACGCAGCCCGGTCCTGAAAGACGACGGCACGCCGAGCCCCGGTCCCACCGAAACGACAACGCTCACGCTCCCTCGCACGCCCGGACCAACAGTGCTGTTCGAGACAACGCTCGCACGCGCCCCGGAGGGCGAGTACCGCTTCGAGCTGGCCGACCCGGAAGTGCAAGGCACGCGCCCGTTCGCGACCGCCCGCGTGCTCCCGCCGATGAACGAGAGTGAGCGCACCGAACTGAACCGCGCCGACCTCAGCGCCACGGCGACCATTTCCGGCGGCAAGTTCTACACGCTCGCTGACGCCACGGACGTGTTCAACGACCTCAAGAACCTCCAGCGCGTGCCGCTGAACCAGCCGTGCCCGCCGGTGCCGCTGTGGAACCACCCGTTCGTGTATGTATTGCTTTTGTCACTTCTCCTCGGTGAGTGGCTTTTGCGGAAGCGCGAGCGCCTGTTATGA
- a CDS encoding cupin domain-containing protein, with translation MTPSTGNLFTNLPAKPPADELFEVLTQRPGWKIERITSWGHATPPGEWFDQTADEWVVLLAGAARLQIEGEPAPRELGAGDWVFLPARLRHRIEWADETRPTIWLAFHIAPEVTKGL, from the coding sequence ATGACCCCCTCGACCGGAAACCTCTTCACCAACCTGCCCGCGAAACCGCCCGCGGACGAACTGTTCGAGGTGCTGACCCAACGCCCGGGATGGAAGATCGAGCGCATTACGTCGTGGGGACACGCGACCCCGCCGGGCGAGTGGTTCGACCAAACGGCCGACGAGTGGGTGGTTCTGCTCGCGGGCGCCGCGCGCCTACAGATCGAGGGCGAACCGGCTCCGCGCGAACTCGGCGCCGGCGACTGGGTGTTCCTTCCGGCGCGGCTCCGGCACCGCATCGAGTGGGCGGACGAGACGCGGCCCACAATTTGGCTCGCGTTTCACATCGCGCCGGAAGTTACCAAAGGGCTTTGA